The genomic interval TATAAGATGACTTGTCAATACAGAGTTGGATATTTAAGATGTTGGTAACATAAATAATTTCAAGGATTTTTCAGATTTACGAATTAGTCCCCTTAGTAACCTAATTATCAAAAACGAGCGATGTCCTCCACCTCAAGTATTGTTTCCTACAATTCAACTACCTATCTCTCATACGGTGATGGTAACAATACAAGGATTCTTTCACTATACTTATGATTTTTACATACTCTGTACAGTCATTTAGTATGATTATGAGAACTCAAATCATTGGAGACTTGTTCATTATTATTAACAGTTATGGACAAGAAAATGAAAATTTTCAACAATCTATTCCACAAGATAGGATAAAATCTTAGCAAATCTTGTCACTAGAAACCGGAAAGCCAATAACTATTGAAATGCAACAGGCAGTCATCATATTGAACTCCTAGGCAACTGGTGAATTCCTTTTTGAGAAGAAATGCCTGGTTTAGAACTTAATAAAGACTCTAAACCTTGTTTATCGTCCGAAGAACAAAAGGAAAGATCATCTGATGTTGCCTTATCTATGACAGCGACATTACCTACTTGAACGCTTTTTTGCCATATTAGGCTGTAATGGTGTTCCAAATGCTCCATAAATGAGTGTATTGACCCCTTTCTCATACAATAGAATATCATTTTGACTACCAGATCTTACAAAACAATAGTTAAGATTCTAACACTGGACTCATAATTTCAGAATTTTGCATGCTATTGGTAGAGTTCGAATTCAAACTTAATATCTCGTTGATATTTAACGCTTGTAAACCTTCATGCTGACCTCCAAAAACGTATATTTTATCTTCATAGTCGATCGAGGTAGCTCCAGATCTTTCATATTTCATGTCCGGCATGGAAGTCCAATTATTTGTTAAAGGATCGTAACGTTCAACTTTAGTTGTAGCTCCAGCAGGAATATGACCTCCAAAAACGTATATTTGGCTGTTCATCTCCGATGCAGTAAATCCACTTCTCCTGATCTGCATAGGTTCTAATTCCACCCATTTATTGGTCTCAGGATCATATCTAGAATTATCGTCCATATTAGTTAGTGCTTCATTAATTTCAGAAGGCTCGCCATTTCCAAGTAAACGGCCTCCGAGTACATAAATACTGTCACCAACAACTGCAGAAGCAACATGGTGCTTTGGTTTAGATAACGGTTCTCTAAATGACCATGTATTGTTTTCAATATTGTAAGCTTCGTTGGTGGTAACAGGGTGATGAGTCGAATTAACGCCTCCAATTGCATATATCGTTCCGTTTATGACCTCGGCAGCTAGAGCTCCTCTTGGAGATGAAAGAGATGCACCTTCAGTCCATGCATCGTTAGTTGAATCATAAATCCACAATTTATCAGTAGGATTCTTATCTTCCAAAAATCCCCCTACAAGAAACAGCTTACCTTCGTATGAAACAGCAGCAGTATGATCAATTGAAATAGGTAATGAAAGTGACTGTTCCCATGTATTGTTAATCGGATCATAAATCTCGACAGTATCCATGATGCCATCTTTTAAATAATCAGCACCGCCCATTACGTAAATTTTATCTCCAATTTTCTCGGATGCTATCTCGGTTCTATTGGTTGGCATAGGTTGACCCTCGTTCCAAGAAGCCTGTTGCCCTTCAGCTGAAGAGATACTGGTTGAGGTAAAGTAAAATAAAGTATAGCATGTTACCATAGCAACTATACAAAGTTTTAACAACATGTTTACAAGGCAGGTAAAAAAACACAATATAAATCTTGCCAAGATTACCAAAATTGATATTTGATTGAAATGAACGTCCAAAATATTACTATTCAATTTTAGTAGTTATACTACTTCATACATTCTTTTAATCGTTACTAAATTGAAAGGTGGCTAAAGCTGAATGCGTTCTCCAATTGATCATTCTTATCATCATCCTTTTTGAATACAAGAACTGCTCTATTTCCAGATTTTTCGATCATTTTCCATTTTAGTTTATCCCCTGCTTGTATGTCTAGATATGAAACAATCCCCTGGGGAATAGTTGCTCGAAGCGAATTTGTTCCAACCTTGGCAATGCTAACCGTGCTTTGTAGATCCATACAAGAATTGAATAAAGGCGATATATCTACCTTCTGTTAGGCATATCAAACGGTAGATAAAGAATTGGCAAGTAGTTATTATCGAATATGATAATACTATTTAGATTCACCAATCAATTCTGATCATATATGTAAACTTCTTTATTTCAAAATTATATTATTCATCAAATTAGACAAGTCTTCTACGTATCAAGTCATCATAGAATTAATGTTGAATAATTAACATTTTTTCATCCAGATAGGGAAATAGCAATATTTTACGACAACGATAGGGTTGGAATAGCACTAGTCCTAAACCTGAATACTATGAATTACCCTTTATTCATACGGGGATACAACTTATTATCATGAACTATTGTTTATATCATATTATGGCAAAAGTTTTCAAAGTAATGATAATGATATAGCCCTTCTAAATACTAGAAAATATTTCCATCATTTAGATTACAAAACTTGATTTTGTTAAAAAAACTGGATATCATACCCCTATCAGGTCACTCCTTGCGTTATATGCAACTAAATCATAACAAAAATAAAAACCATTTATTCTACCGTCGTAACGGTATAATTAATGATATAGATATGCAATTAGATAGGGCGATAATTGGTCGAAATAGCTATATCTGTTACTATTGGTTCGCTTATCTAGAATGTAATCTACCTTTTCTAATATCACATAACTATTAGGTATTGACACGAAAGAATTTGTACAACTAATGTAAAGATTAAAATTTGGATATTATCTCGGGAAAATTTTATGGAATATAATAATATAATACTTTTGCTATTACTATGTTTAGTAATCTCTGTTGGATTTTTCATCAGCATATTTATGACCAAGGAAAGGGATTCATACCTTGAAAATTTTGATAGAGAAAATGGTCTCATTCAAAACCTACCGGCAACAGCTAACATGACATAGCATCAACATGTGGCATTTGAAAATAATTTTGTCAATTCTTTTGAGATAATAATATTAGTTTAGTTACCTATCAAAGTAATCTTTAGCAAAAATTTGAAAAATATTTATATTCCTAATAGTAACATATATTTAGAGCTAATTCAATGTCGAATTGCAATAATGGTGAATTTGGTTTGACTAAAACTAGAAAAACAAGAAGCTTACTTTCAAATGATAGGGAAGTTCAAACACGTATAATAGGGTTTGCTACCTGTATCTTTTTAATAGCAATTATATCTTCATATATTTTGGCTAGTCCGTTTGGTATGGTGTGGGCAACAGTAGCCAATAGTCAGGATTTAGCCAATACTAGTGCAATAAGTACTCCTAATATTGATGCCAAGCATATATTTGATACGAAAACTGCAGTTCTTGGTAACGATATTAAAAATCTAATCATACTCATTCCAGACGAAGCTCACCATGGTAATGGTGAAGCTAAAGAAAATAGATTCATTGAACAATCATTTTTGCCCCAAAATGCGGTTGTAAACAGGGGAACCAATGTCATTTGGTTTAGCGGGGACGTTAGCCATGAACACAGAATAATATTTAACAACGATGAGAATCTATTTGACAGTGGAGTTTTGTCTGAATTTACTGCGTCAAACCCAATGGTCTTCAATACAAGTGGAGATTTCGGTTACTATAGTCCAGATATAGATCAAGAAGCAGTACAGAAGGGTTTTGTTATGAAAGGGGATGTGAAAGTAATTGATCAACCAAACAAATTAAACACCAATCCAAACAGTAATGTAGAAAGCGTTGGTGTGTTTATGGTACCAACGAACGATATTGACGATTATTCAAAGGATTTCACAGAAAAAGGATTTTCGATTGAAAGCACATACTCATTTAAGGACCTTAGGGGTATAGCTAGAGATACTGGTTCAGAACAAACACTGATTGTATGGACTGCTGGTTCAAGTATGACCACAGATATGATTATTTCTGCTCTTGAGGATATTGGATCTAACTTACCATATAAATAACATAGGCAGTTATGAGCTGAGGTAACAAACCATGACAAAATCTTACTATAATGCAATACAGTGTGTTATAGCACTGTCTGTATTTTTGGTAGTTTCGGCAATAGCCCTTTACGGTAGTCCGGTGAATGCATCCATCATTAATATTAGTAAGGCTGGAACCGAAAATTCAACTTTTAGCGACATGATTAATTTAGAAAAAGTCCTACTACAAAATAACTTGAATCTTACCAGCGAATCGACTTATACTAAATCTCTTACTGTATCAGAATACGACAAACTTAAAAATTGCAATACAGAGACGGACAAAAGACCCACTTCTATAGAGTATTTGACGTTTTTTAACTGCGGTCATATAGTCTCAAATCACAATAACAGCGAAAGCCAAACAACTCGAGAATTTACTTTAATTGTAAGTGAAAATAGCTCTATACCTATTGCTAGTAACGGATTGATATTTAGCCCTGCATGGACCTTTAATGGGACCATCCCGGGTCCCACAATGAGAGTAACTGAAGGAGACATTGTAAAAATTAAAGTAATAAATCCTTCAGAGAGTAATCATACTCATTCGATGCATATGCATTCCATTCATCCTGGAGATATGGATGGAGTTGAGGGACCTAGCGGATTTATAGAACCTGGGCAAAACTTTACTTATATTTTCAAAGCTGGTCCATATGGCGTATATCCATATCATTGTCACGTAACACCTATCGATCAGCACATAAATAATGGACTTTACGGTGCCTTGATAATAGATCCTAAGACACCAAGACAAAATATGAGTGAAATGGTAATGATGATGAATGGATATGATCTTGACTATGAGAAAGAGGGAGTCGGCCCAAGCCGAATTCCAACACCTGAAGAATATCGAGAAGACTATATGCCTCAAGAATTTGAACACGGAAATGAGGTGTATACGGTAAACGGAAAAGCCTTTGACTACATGGAGAATCCGATACTCATCCATCAGGATACAAACTATAGGATATTTCTTATCAATATGCTAGAATTCGATCAAGTAAATTCGTTCCACTTACATGGGAATGTTTTCAAATATTATCCAAGTGGTACATCCAAAACACCGTCCTTTATCAATGATATTTTGACATTAGGACAAGGAGATAGAGGTATTGTTGAATTCAGTTATCCATACACGGGTTATTACATGTTTCATTCTCATATCAATGAATTTTCCGATTTGGGGTGGATGGGGCTATTTAAAGTAATGGAGTAAAGATGACTTGAAACCTTTTCATGTGTGTGTTCATTACAGTGATTTCTGAAAAATTTTAGATGTAAGTGAAAGAATCCTTTGTATGTATGGTCCACACATCACAAAAAATTTTGAATTAATTTGTGTCGACCAGTATTAGTTCATCTCCTTGTCAATCAAAACTATCCATTGCTTTTCAACTTGGAACCATTTATTTTTTTTTCTTTTGGTTTAATTACAAGCATGAGAGTTAAGCCTGTTAAATAAATCCCCGTTAGGACAATTTGACCCACCAAACTTTCAAGTGTAGGATGAATACCAGTAACTGAGGCAATACTGGTGTCAAGAATTGGAATTGTACCAATTAATGATGTAGTTTGTATATATCCAGCTTCTTGAAAAGATCGGATAGCATTTCCTATGAAAGCTACGGACATAAATGCTCCGATTCCCATGGTTACACCAAAAATACCTCTCAATGGCAATTTTTTCATAATTCTCTTGATTAAAATTGAGATAGTAAGTACTACGATTATGCCCGAGACCAAACCAGATATTATGTATGTATCGATATTGTTACTAAAACTAAAAAACGATTGGTAAAAAATAACTGTTTCTATCCCTTCTCGAAATACAGTAAAATAAGAGATCAAGACAAATATCATTACACTGCCAGTTGTCGCGGCTTTCCCTACTCTTGATTTAATAAATTCGACCCATCTTTTTGACTCCATTTTATTTAATGCCCAAAAACTTACCCAAAATAGAACTCCAACCGCAGCCATTCCTACGATTCCTTTCATTAAGTCTTTGTTGATACTTGAAAATTGAAGTGTATAGTCTAGTAGGAACCAAATGCCAAGAGTTGTTACGATTGCAATTATTATTCCAAGATATACGTATTTCTTGAATCTCTCGTTTCTAGAAGCTTCTAAATATGTAATTATGGCACCTAATATTATTGACGCTTCCAGCCCTTCTCTAAATATAATTGAAAAAGACGAAGCAAATGCAATAGATGGAGTATATGGAGTATTGGCACTGGATGCAGCAGCCAATCCATACGTATCTATCTGTTCGTCAATTTCCTTAACTTTATTTACAATCTCGTTGTACGATTCTTGTACATTAACCATGTCAAATAACTCGATAAATCTCGTCTCCAGTGCTAAACTAATATCTGGATTGATAGAATTTACCGGCACAATTATCTTTTGATAAGTACTATTATAGGTCGTTTGCAACAAATCTAAAGAAGCGTTAATTTGATTATTTTTGTAGAGGGCAAGGAATTGATTTAATCCTGCTTTAATTTGTTGAAGATTATCCAAAACAGATCCTGCTCGTGTTTCAGCAAGACTGGAATTATTTGATTTGGTGACCTCCGAACTAGACCCCAATTGATTATCGGTTTCCAAATCATTTATAGATAAAATTTGATCATCAAGTATCTGAGCGTTGGCTTGCCAAGAGGGATAATGAGTTATCGCAAAGCCAGGTTCCAAATCTATTATTGCTTTTGTGTCAAAAGTATTGGTATTACTACTAGGGGATACACCACTATAGATAAACACAATGAAGAAAAATAATATTAAGAAGCATGAAATTTTTAATGAACTGGTTTTGATATAAAAATAGTCGAATACCTTCATTTAACTCATAAAGTTAGGAAAGCCTAATTTACTAATAAATCTAACTAATCATGGGTTTAAACATTGCACACCGCCTCTTTCAGTATATCCTATTTCGGTTTTTCTACAAAGACCTCCCCAACGTTCTTTAAGTCGCCTTTTATTACTATCATCATATCTCTTACACAGTTTCATTCAAAAATAACTTTAAATTTAAAATGAGATTATTTTCTTTTTCTATGAGATAACAAATAAAATTATTGGATAAAAGAAGGTTTGATAGACTCCGTCAGATTTATGAAACAAAAGACGTCTACAATACTAGCGTTTATACTAGTCCTGATAGCGAACCTCAAAATAGGTAATCTCAGGAGAACCAGTGAAATAATACCTCCTCCTCCTGCTCCTTTTGTCAAGGCCTCTAAAGAGTTGATTTGTAGAAATGAGAATACTATTAGGATCACTACCATGAAGGTGGTCCTTTTTACAAATCCCATCAGATTATTCCGTATCTAAAGGACCTATCATATCTTTAAATCATTCACAAATGCAAGTCATATTAGGAGATAGTAGCATATTATCGGGAATCAATTTTCTCTCATATCTCTTTAGGGGTTTTTCTTTTGACTTGAGATTAGCATTAAAAGCACTAGCAAATATTCGATAACTATTGATCCCTCTACAGTTGTATAAACTCCGTCTTTGCAATCACATATCTATATCATAATCATTATTTGAGAATCATATGCAAGTATACTATATCGGAGAGCATACTTATAATGGGTAACATAGTGCTAACCGATCAGCATGAATTATCTAAACTTAAATACTTTGAAAATTTTTTGAAAAGCAGCACATATTTTATTTTTGTGTTTAGGACGATGCTAGTCTCTATATGGATATGATGATTTATGATATGATTATTGTGACCATGAATTAACAATAGTTTGATATGGGAATTCACTAAAGTTAGGCATCATGTGATATTTTTATGACCATTTAAATAAATGATTTACCATGTAATTGCATGTCAAAATTGAACTTACATAGTTCTCCTCAATTGTTTATAATATACTGTACACTTGCAGGTTTTATTGCTGCATGGGGTATTTCTGGACTATTGGTAACCATAGACCTGATTTCAAATACGCCAACTGGCTCTTTCTTTGGATTAATTGGAGTATCCTTAGGATACTATGATCCTGTTATGGCATCGCTAATTGGGTTTGGATTACATGTCTTAACTGGAACAATAGCTGGCAACATATTCGGACAAGTTTCGTTATTTTGGAAACGTATATCACCTTACAATAGTAGACATGGACTAAAGATGGGAATGATAGTTGGGGTAGTATTATGGGCTGTATTGTTTGTACCCGTAGCTACATTTGCGATACAACCCATGATTGATATGTTTAATAACTCGTTGTCACCAAATCAATATGTATATTCCCTAGCTTCCAGTTTTGATGGATTGTACTATATCGTTATTATCGGATCATTAGCGTTTCATCTGATATATGGTGCCTTGTTAGGATACATGTCTGGAAGGATGGCAGATTTAAGGGCCTTTACTTTCCCTAACACAGTTTAATTGCAACATTCTATGGAACAAGCCGACGAATAACTGTAATTGTGAGGTAAAACAAATGAAAAACTTTTTGAGAACATTAAGAAAATGACACTTCAACACGATCTTTCGAACAACAACATCATTGACGAAAAAGAACTCAAGATATTGATAACTGGAGCGAGTGGATTTATTGGAAGTAGATTATTAAAAGAATTTGTTAAGATTGAAAATAAAAAAAATCCCGATATGAAACTTAACCTGTCGATACGTTGTTTGACACGCAATAGAGATCTTTTTGACACTAAACACCTAGAAAAGAAGAACAACTCAGCGGATATAGAGGTTGTAGAGGGTGACCTGAGCAATTATGAAGATTGTTTAAAGGCTCTAAAAGATGTGGATATAGCATATTATCTTGTCCATTCCATGGAGGGATCTTCCAAAAATTGGAAAAAATTTTCAGAAAAGGAACAAGAAACTGCTGAGCATTTTGCAAAAGCTGCAGACAAATGTGGTGTTAAGAGAATTATTTATCTGGGTGGGTTAACATATGGAGAGGAGAACGAACTTTCTCAACACATGCTTAGTAGGAAGCATGTGGGAGATATATTAAAAAAATCAAATTCAAAGGTAACAATTTTTCGTGCAGCCGTTATACTAGGAAACGGTGGAGGTTCTTTTGAAATGCTACGGTATCTCGTAGAAAGATTGCCCATGATGATTTGTCCCAAATGGGTGTTGACAAAGTGTCAACCGATATTCATCGGCGACGTCATAACTTACCTCACCCGATCAACTAAAATACCACAAACTGAAGGAAAGACATTCGATATAGGTGGTCCAGACATACTCACTTATCGCGAAATGATGAAAATTTATGCTAAAATCCTTGACAAATCTATCAGAGTCCTTATCATTCCGTTTCTTACCCCCAGACTTTCATCATACTGGGTCGACTTGGTTACTCCAATAAAAGCGTCTCTTGCACGACCATTGATTGACAGTCTTAAACATGAAGCGGTAGTCAAGGATGATTCCATAAAAAAGATTATTCCAATAAAACTAAAATCATTTGAAGATTCATTACGATATTGTCTCAATGAAGAAGATAAATACAAAAAGAAGAAAGATAAAAGCCTAATTAAGAAGGAGCGAACCTCCATGTCTGCTAACTATAAGATCCTTCTGATTTCATTGTTCTTACTTTTGGCAATAGGAACTACATATTACTTTTTGGATGATAGAAAACAATTTCTAGAACCCTTCTGGTTATCAATAGCAGTAATTTGGTATATACTTATCTTTGTCGCAATTTACTTTGTGCGCTTTGGTGCTCGACTTGGTGCATTAATAGCTGGTATACTAGGTTGGGGAAGTCTTGCATTTTGGTTGCTTGATAACTTTTACATAGTAACAGGGTACCCTATTATTGCAGAAAGACCAGGAAACAACGAGATATGGAGAGATGTGATAGGTATAGTCATAGCATCCTTTACCATAATATCGTCTCATAACATATTTAACAAATTAAGATTACACAATTAATTCTTAATGTTGGATATATCAAATGTTAATGATCGTATTTTGTTTCACGGAACATTATGACATGGTTACCCAGAAGTGGATTTAAGTTAGCATCAGGACATCTATTCATCACTATGTTAATAATTAAAGGAATAATATTAAAATTATGGCTTTTATCCGAATAAAAAAAGTAAAGGGATTGGATTACTATTTTCTTGTAAAAAGCCAATGGGATCCTGATAGAAAAGATTCAAAACAAAAAATTATAAAATATTTGGGTAAAGCGTCCAATGTTACTATTAATGATATACCGCCAGAATTTAGAAATAATCCAAGGATATTATCTACCCTGGCTGCGAATCAAGAAGTACAAAATGAAAAATCATTAATAAATAGAGAATTAAGGGAACTAGTTTTTGACTCCTTAAGACAAGGCGATATAGATAAAATAATGAACATTGTAGAAAAATACAAAAAACAAGAAAGTCTTTTTGAATTCTATGATAGTATATTAAAACCGGTGATGGTTGAAGTCGGAGATTTATGGATACAAAATAAACTTGATATTGGTACAGAACATGTATGCAGCAATATTGCAAGTAGAATAATCAACATGATAAACAAACTTCATAATGAACAACGTCTTAAGAAAGAAATCATATTAATATGCACACCTGAAGGAGAGATGCATAACCTAGGGTGCAACGTCATCGAGTCAGTTTTGTTGGAAAAAGGATTCAAAGTATCTAATATTTCCCCATCCGTTCCATCTGATTCTATAATCGAGTATATATCTGATAATAATCCTTCACTAGTATTGGTCTCCATATCCCATAGAGATAATTTGGGATCCGGAATTCGTTTGTTACAAAAAATATCTAGTTATTTTAACGTACCTGTGTTGATGGGCGGAGTGGCATTGAATAACATCAGTGAAGATAAGAAAAGCTTCATTGAATCAACAAGTCCAAACGTAAAGGTAATTCCAGATTGTACATTAGAAACATTTTTACAAATAGTCAAATTCCAGTTCAGTAATAGTTTAAAGAAAGAAAAATATTGGAATAAGAAAGTACCGTAAAATCTTGATCTATTATTCTTATTATTGCATCACAAAACGATATACTTCTAACTAGTCAAGAAAAAAAATTTACTCGACTGATTGATTATTTTCCAATATGTGTCTATCCTTTCATCAAGATCTGTCACCCTATTTCTGATAGGGTCTTGATAATTCCAACATCCAAATTAATTATCTTAAACGAGATTTAACATGTGAAAAGTTTAGCTAAAACCTATTGGCCTTTTTTATCATAGCCTGCTTGGCGATCTAATACAATTTAAAAAATTTGTAGGATATCATAATTATACGCGTATCTAAATAGTAAATCTGAAGTTTGTAGGATATGTATGTTTTATCAACTTGCTAATTTTTACAGTACTACTAATAACCGGTGGATGATTATTACTCTTCAAATAAACAATCATCGCTCCTAGTGCCCAAGATATCTTAGAAACCCTTCATGCTTATAAAATATGAGTTACAAAATTAATTATGAAGGATTCAAATAACAACTCAGATTTGATAGGTGCACACAATAGTTCACAAAGTTCAAATTCATCCAATGAACGTTCACCTGATTGGTCAGATTTGATAGCAAGGACCATAGAGAGGTTAACTGGTAAAGATCTACAAATATCATACATATTTGACAATCTGGAACTTGAGGTTCCAAAGACTATTGATACTATCGAAAAAAACATGGGGAGTGCAAAGTGGAAAGTTAATGGAATGTTGACCATATCTACAGCACTAAACAATAATACAAAATAAACAATTGAACTTCAATTTAGCTATTAAATATTAAAAGACAGAAAATAACTTGCACAATTAACTGGTTATGACAAAAAATGTAGTAA from Candidatus Nitrosocosmicus hydrocola carries:
- a CDS encoding Kelch repeat-containing protein, whose product is MLLKLCIVAMVTCYTLFYFTSTSISSAEGQQASWNEGQPMPTNRTEIASEKIGDKIYVMGGADYLKDGIMDTVEIYDPINNTWEQSLSLPISIDHTAAVSYEGKLFLVGGFLEDKNPTDKLWIYDSTNDAWTEGASLSSPRGALAAEVINGTIYAIGGVNSTHHPVTTNEAYNIENNTWSFREPLSKPKHHVASAVVGDSIYVLGGRLLGNGEPSEINEALTNMDDNSRYDPETNKWVELEPMQIRRSGFTASEMNSQIYVFGGHIPAGATTKVERYDPLTNNWTSMPDMKYERSGATSIDYEDKIYVFGGQHEGLQALNINEILSLNSNSTNSMQNSEIMSPVLES
- a CDS encoding cupredoxin domain-containing protein, translating into MTKTRKTRSLLSNDREVQTRIIGFATCIFLIAIISSYILASPFGMVWATVANSQDLANTSAISTPNIDAKHIFDTKTAVLGNDIKNLIILIPDEAHHGNGEAKENRFIEQSFLPQNAVVNRGTNVIWFSGDVSHEHRIIFNNDENLFDSGVLSEFTASNPMVFNTSGDFGYYSPDIDQEAVQKGFVMKGDVKVIDQPNKLNTNPNSNVESVGVFMVPTNDIDDYSKDFTEKGFSIESTYSFKDLRGIARDTGSEQTLIVWTAGSSMTTDMIISALEDIGSNLPYK
- a CDS encoding multicopper oxidase domain-containing protein, producing the protein MTKSYYNAIQCVIALSVFLVVSAIALYGSPVNASIINISKAGTENSTFSDMINLEKVLLQNNLNLTSESTYTKSLTVSEYDKLKNCNTETDKRPTSIEYLTFFNCGHIVSNHNNSESQTTREFTLIVSENSSIPIASNGLIFSPAWTFNGTIPGPTMRVTEGDIVKIKVINPSESNHTHSMHMHSIHPGDMDGVEGPSGFIEPGQNFTYIFKAGPYGVYPYHCHVTPIDQHINNGLYGALIIDPKTPRQNMSEMVMMMNGYDLDYEKEGVGPSRIPTPEEYREDYMPQEFEHGNEVYTVNGKAFDYMENPILIHQDTNYRIFLINMLEFDQVNSFHLHGNVFKYYPSGTSKTPSFINDILTLGQGDRGIVEFSYPYTGYYMFHSHINEFSDLGWMGLFKVME
- a CDS encoding FTR1 family iron permease — encoded protein: MFIYSGVSPSSNTNTFDTKAIIDLEPGFAITHYPSWQANAQILDDQILSINDLETDNQLGSSSEVTKSNNSSLAETRAGSVLDNLQQIKAGLNQFLALYKNNQINASLDLLQTTYNSTYQKIIVPVNSINPDISLALETRFIELFDMVNVQESYNEIVNKVKEIDEQIDTYGLAAASSANTPYTPSIAFASSFSIIFREGLEASIILGAIITYLEASRNERFKKYVYLGIIIAIVTTLGIWFLLDYTLQFSSINKDLMKGIVGMAAVGVLFWVSFWALNKMESKRWVEFIKSRVGKAATTGSVMIFVLISYFTVFREGIETVIFYQSFFSFSNNIDTYIISGLVSGIIVVLTISILIKRIMKKLPLRGIFGVTMGIGAFMSVAFIGNAIRSFQEAGYIQTTSLIGTIPILDTSIASVTGIHPTLESLVGQIVLTGIYLTGLTLMLVIKPKEKKINGSKLKSNG
- a CDS encoding NAD(P)H-binding protein, whose protein sequence is MTLQHDLSNNNIIDEKELKILITGASGFIGSRLLKEFVKIENKKNPDMKLNLSIRCLTRNRDLFDTKHLEKKNNSADIEVVEGDLSNYEDCLKALKDVDIAYYLVHSMEGSSKNWKKFSEKEQETAEHFAKAADKCGVKRIIYLGGLTYGEENELSQHMLSRKHVGDILKKSNSKVTIFRAAVILGNGGGSFEMLRYLVERLPMMICPKWVLTKCQPIFIGDVITYLTRSTKIPQTEGKTFDIGGPDILTYREMMKIYAKILDKSIRVLIIPFLTPRLSSYWVDLVTPIKASLARPLIDSLKHEAVVKDDSIKKIIPIKLKSFEDSLRYCLNEEDKYKKKKDKSLIKKERTSMSANYKILLISLFLLLAIGTTYYFLDDRKQFLEPFWLSIAVIWYILIFVAIYFVRFGARLGALIAGILGWGSLAFWLLDNFYIVTGYPIIAERPGNNEIWRDVIGIVIASFTIISSHNIFNKLRLHN
- a CDS encoding cobalamin B12-binding domain-containing protein, with the protein product MAFIRIKKVKGLDYYFLVKSQWDPDRKDSKQKIIKYLGKASNVTINDIPPEFRNNPRILSTLAANQEVQNEKSLINRELRELVFDSLRQGDIDKIMNIVEKYKKQESLFEFYDSILKPVMVEVGDLWIQNKLDIGTEHVCSNIASRIINMINKLHNEQRLKKEIILICTPEGEMHNLGCNVIESVLLEKGFKVSNISPSVPSDSIIEYISDNNPSLVLVSISHRDNLGSGIRLLQKISSYFNVPVLMGGVALNNISEDKKSFIESTSPNVKVIPDCTLETFLQIVKFQFSNSLKKEKYWNKKVP